The following coding sequences lie in one Chelonia mydas isolate rCheMyd1 chromosome 6, rCheMyd1.pri.v2, whole genome shotgun sequence genomic window:
- the TCP11L1 gene encoding T-complex protein 11-like protein 1 isoform X5, whose amino-acid sequence MEELMETAKGVSNMALAHEIVVNGGFQIKPAELPEGSLEKTVKEIVHKAFWDCLEAQLSEDPPTYDHSIKLVGEIKETLLSFLLPGHTRLRNQITEVLDLDLIKQEAVNGALDISKLAQFIIGMMGTLCAPVRDEEIKKLKDIHEIVPLFRAIFSVLNLMKMDMANFAVSSIRPHLMQQSVEYEREKFQRIFEKQPNSLDFVTDWLQEASDDLANLRCKNPPSPGVGAAASRVPVLCPAAVQNWAYLKLLKWDHVHRPFPETLLMDHTRFQEMQLELEQLTLTGAILLVMFNVAGAALSNLPGFADKIKTIIKVLLTGMHLPSFNLSESLATVGEKLCAEVSSCLSQHGFMPLTTEKEIVLKGQIQTLGNSDNTICKLIDSRIQEFLESYLASGHQKSFPAIPGGLGPIQREMEEIAVKYVRLVNYNKMVFSPYYDVILSKLLNKEESQLLG is encoded by the exons ATGGAAGAGCTGATGGAAACAGCGAAAGGAGTTTCTAATATGGCATTAGCACATGAAATTGTAGTCAATGGAGGCTTCCAGATTAAACCAGCTGAATTACCAGAAGGCAG CCTGGAGAAAACCGTAAAAGAGATTGTACACAAAGCTTTTTGGGATTGTCTGGAAGCCCAGTTAAGCGAAGATCCACCAACATACGATCATTCAATTAAACTTGTGGGGGAGATTAAAGAG actCTTCTATCTTTCTTATTGCCTGGTCATACTAGATTAAGAAATCAGATTACTGAAGTTCTGGATCTGGATCTGATAAAGCAGGAGGCAGTGAATGGGGCCCTGGATATTTCTAAGCTGGCACAATTCATCATTGGAATGATGGGGACCCTTTGTGCTCCAGTTAGAGATGAGGAAATTAAGAAACTGAAAGACATTCATGAAATAGTCCCACTATTCAG agcaaTTTTCTCTGTATTAAACTTAATGAAAATGGACATGGCTAACTTTGCTGTCAGTAGCATTAGGCCGCATTTAATGCAACAATCTGTTGAATACGAAAGAGAGAAGTTTCAGAGGATTTTTGAGAAACAGCCAa ATTCTCTAGACTTTGTCACCGACTGGCTGCAAGAAGCATCAGATGATCTTGCCAATTTGAGGTGTAAAAATCCACCTTCTCCTGGTGTTGGTGCTGCAGCTAGTAGAGTTCCTGTATTGTGTCCTGCTGCTGTACAGAATTGGGCCTATCTAAAGCTGCTTAAGTGGGATCATGTGCACAGGCCTTTCCCAGAA ACATTGTTAATGGACCACACCCGCTTTCAGGAAATGCAGCTGGAGCTGGAACAGCTCACCTTGACGGGTGCTATCCTCCTGGTCATGTTCAATGTAGCAGGTGCAGCGCTTTCCAATCTGCCAGGGTTTGCTGACAAAATCAAAACCATTATAAAGGTGTTGTTGACGGGAATGCACCTTCC CTCCTTTAACCTGAGTGAATCTTTGGCTACTGTTGGTGAGAAGCTCTGTGCTGAAGTTAGTAGCTGTCTTTCCCAACATGGATTCATGCCATTGACAACTGAGAAAGAGATTGTGCTTAAAGGACAGATCCAGACATTGGGAAATTCTGACAACACCATATGCAAATTGATAG attctcGAATTCAGGAATTTTTGGAGAGCTATCTGGCTTCTGGTCATCAGAAATCATTTCCTGCTATTCCTGGGGGATTAGGGCCTATTCAAAGAGAGATGGAAGAAATTGCTGTCAAGTATGTTCGCCTTGTCAACTATAACAAGATGGTGTTTAGCCCTTACTATGATGTGATCCTCAGCAAACTACTGAATAAGGAAGAATCCCAATTGTTAGGGTAG
- the TCP11L1 gene encoding T-complex protein 11-like protein 1 isoform X3, with translation MEHPACGPQILSEKVKTLKMSQEPDIPHTSEEKLGDSEDIKEDSLNNPDQSMRARIRQSSSSPHRCNTAQSSPPRLVSMEELMETAKGVSNMALAHEIVVNGGFQIKPAELPEGSLEKTVKEIVHKAFWDCLEAQLSEDPPTYDHSIKLVGEIKETLLSFLLPGHTRLRNQITEVLDLDLIKQEAVNGALDISKLAQFIIGMMGTLCAPVRDEEIKKLKDIHEIVPLFRAIFSVLNLMKMDMANFAVSSIRPHLMQQSVEYEREKFQRIFEKQPNSLDFVTDWLQEASDDLANLRCKNPPSPGVGAAASRVPVLCPAAVQNWAYLKLLKWDHVHRPFPETLLMDHTRFQEMQLELEQLTLTGAILLVMFNVAGAALSNLPGFADKIKTIIKVLLTGMHLPSFNLSESLATVGEKLCAEVSSCLSQHGFMPLTTEKEIVLKGQIQTLGNSDNTICKLIDSRIQEFLESYLASGHQKSFPAIPGGLGPIQREMEEIAVKYVRLVNYNKMVFSPYYDVILSKLLNKEESQLLG, from the exons ATGGAACATCCTG CCTGTGGTCCACAGATATTAAGTGAAAAAGtaa AAACTTTGAAAATGTCTCAGGAACCTGATATTCCACATACAAGTGAAGAAAAATTAGGCGATTCAGAGGATATCAAAGAGGACAGCTTGAACAACCCAGATCAGTCTATGAGAGCGAGGATACGACAAAGTTCCTCAAGTCCACACAGGTGCAACACAGCTCAAT CTAGTCCCCCTCGGCTTGTGTCGATGGAAGAGCTGATGGAAACAGCGAAAGGAGTTTCTAATATGGCATTAGCACATGAAATTGTAGTCAATGGAGGCTTCCAGATTAAACCAGCTGAATTACCAGAAGGCAG CCTGGAGAAAACCGTAAAAGAGATTGTACACAAAGCTTTTTGGGATTGTCTGGAAGCCCAGTTAAGCGAAGATCCACCAACATACGATCATTCAATTAAACTTGTGGGGGAGATTAAAGAG actCTTCTATCTTTCTTATTGCCTGGTCATACTAGATTAAGAAATCAGATTACTGAAGTTCTGGATCTGGATCTGATAAAGCAGGAGGCAGTGAATGGGGCCCTGGATATTTCTAAGCTGGCACAATTCATCATTGGAATGATGGGGACCCTTTGTGCTCCAGTTAGAGATGAGGAAATTAAGAAACTGAAAGACATTCATGAAATAGTCCCACTATTCAG agcaaTTTTCTCTGTATTAAACTTAATGAAAATGGACATGGCTAACTTTGCTGTCAGTAGCATTAGGCCGCATTTAATGCAACAATCTGTTGAATACGAAAGAGAGAAGTTTCAGAGGATTTTTGAGAAACAGCCAa ATTCTCTAGACTTTGTCACCGACTGGCTGCAAGAAGCATCAGATGATCTTGCCAATTTGAGGTGTAAAAATCCACCTTCTCCTGGTGTTGGTGCTGCAGCTAGTAGAGTTCCTGTATTGTGTCCTGCTGCTGTACAGAATTGGGCCTATCTAAAGCTGCTTAAGTGGGATCATGTGCACAGGCCTTTCCCAGAA ACATTGTTAATGGACCACACCCGCTTTCAGGAAATGCAGCTGGAGCTGGAACAGCTCACCTTGACGGGTGCTATCCTCCTGGTCATGTTCAATGTAGCAGGTGCAGCGCTTTCCAATCTGCCAGGGTTTGCTGACAAAATCAAAACCATTATAAAGGTGTTGTTGACGGGAATGCACCTTCC CTCCTTTAACCTGAGTGAATCTTTGGCTACTGTTGGTGAGAAGCTCTGTGCTGAAGTTAGTAGCTGTCTTTCCCAACATGGATTCATGCCATTGACAACTGAGAAAGAGATTGTGCTTAAAGGACAGATCCAGACATTGGGAAATTCTGACAACACCATATGCAAATTGATAG attctcGAATTCAGGAATTTTTGGAGAGCTATCTGGCTTCTGGTCATCAGAAATCATTTCCTGCTATTCCTGGGGGATTAGGGCCTATTCAAAGAGAGATGGAAGAAATTGCTGTCAAGTATGTTCGCCTTGTCAACTATAACAAGATGGTGTTTAGCCCTTACTATGATGTGATCCTCAGCAAACTACTGAATAAGGAAGAATCCCAATTGTTAGGGTAG
- the TCP11L1 gene encoding T-complex protein 11-like protein 1 isoform X4, which yields MSQEPDIPHTSEEKLGDSEDIKEDSLNNPDQSMRARIRQSSSSPHRCNTAQSSPPRLVSMEELMETAKGVSNMALAHEIVVNGGFQIKPAELPEGSLEKTVKEIVHKAFWDCLEAQLSEDPPTYDHSIKLVGEIKETLLSFLLPGHTRLRNQITEVLDLDLIKQEAVNGALDISKLAQFIIGMMGTLCAPVRDEEIKKLKDIHEIVPLFRAIFSVLNLMKMDMANFAVSSIRPHLMQQSVEYEREKFQRIFEKQPNSLDFVTDWLQEASDDLANLRCKNPPSPGVGAAASRVPVLCPAAVQNWAYLKLLKWDHVHRPFPETLLMDHTRFQEMQLELEQLTLTGAILLVMFNVAGAALSNLPGFADKIKTIIKVLLTGMHLPSFNLSESLATVGEKLCAEVSSCLSQHGFMPLTTEKEIVLKGQIQTLGNSDNTICKLIDSRIQEFLESYLASGHQKSFPAIPGGLGPIQREMEEIAVKYVRLVNYNKMVFSPYYDVILSKLLNKEESQLLG from the exons ATGTCTCAGGAACCTGATATTCCACATACAAGTGAAGAAAAATTAGGCGATTCAGAGGATATCAAAGAGGACAGCTTGAACAACCCAGATCAGTCTATGAGAGCGAGGATACGACAAAGTTCCTCAAGTCCACACAGGTGCAACACAGCTCAAT CTAGTCCCCCTCGGCTTGTGTCGATGGAAGAGCTGATGGAAACAGCGAAAGGAGTTTCTAATATGGCATTAGCACATGAAATTGTAGTCAATGGAGGCTTCCAGATTAAACCAGCTGAATTACCAGAAGGCAG CCTGGAGAAAACCGTAAAAGAGATTGTACACAAAGCTTTTTGGGATTGTCTGGAAGCCCAGTTAAGCGAAGATCCACCAACATACGATCATTCAATTAAACTTGTGGGGGAGATTAAAGAG actCTTCTATCTTTCTTATTGCCTGGTCATACTAGATTAAGAAATCAGATTACTGAAGTTCTGGATCTGGATCTGATAAAGCAGGAGGCAGTGAATGGGGCCCTGGATATTTCTAAGCTGGCACAATTCATCATTGGAATGATGGGGACCCTTTGTGCTCCAGTTAGAGATGAGGAAATTAAGAAACTGAAAGACATTCATGAAATAGTCCCACTATTCAG agcaaTTTTCTCTGTATTAAACTTAATGAAAATGGACATGGCTAACTTTGCTGTCAGTAGCATTAGGCCGCATTTAATGCAACAATCTGTTGAATACGAAAGAGAGAAGTTTCAGAGGATTTTTGAGAAACAGCCAa ATTCTCTAGACTTTGTCACCGACTGGCTGCAAGAAGCATCAGATGATCTTGCCAATTTGAGGTGTAAAAATCCACCTTCTCCTGGTGTTGGTGCTGCAGCTAGTAGAGTTCCTGTATTGTGTCCTGCTGCTGTACAGAATTGGGCCTATCTAAAGCTGCTTAAGTGGGATCATGTGCACAGGCCTTTCCCAGAA ACATTGTTAATGGACCACACCCGCTTTCAGGAAATGCAGCTGGAGCTGGAACAGCTCACCTTGACGGGTGCTATCCTCCTGGTCATGTTCAATGTAGCAGGTGCAGCGCTTTCCAATCTGCCAGGGTTTGCTGACAAAATCAAAACCATTATAAAGGTGTTGTTGACGGGAATGCACCTTCC CTCCTTTAACCTGAGTGAATCTTTGGCTACTGTTGGTGAGAAGCTCTGTGCTGAAGTTAGTAGCTGTCTTTCCCAACATGGATTCATGCCATTGACAACTGAGAAAGAGATTGTGCTTAAAGGACAGATCCAGACATTGGGAAATTCTGACAACACCATATGCAAATTGATAG attctcGAATTCAGGAATTTTTGGAGAGCTATCTGGCTTCTGGTCATCAGAAATCATTTCCTGCTATTCCTGGGGGATTAGGGCCTATTCAAAGAGAGATGGAAGAAATTGCTGTCAAGTATGTTCGCCTTGTCAACTATAACAAGATGGTGTTTAGCCCTTACTATGATGTGATCCTCAGCAAACTACTGAATAAGGAAGAATCCCAATTGTTAGGGTAG
- the TCP11L1 gene encoding T-complex protein 11-like protein 1 isoform X2 produces MPCSHKEIDSACGPQILSEKVKTLKMSQEPDIPHTSEEKLGDSEDIKEDSLNNPDQSMRARIRQSSSSPHRCNTAQSSPPRLVSMEELMETAKGVSNMALAHEIVVNGGFQIKPAELPEGSLEKTVKEIVHKAFWDCLEAQLSEDPPTYDHSIKLVGEIKETLLSFLLPGHTRLRNQITEVLDLDLIKQEAVNGALDISKLAQFIIGMMGTLCAPVRDEEIKKLKDIHEIVPLFRAIFSVLNLMKMDMANFAVSSIRPHLMQQSVEYEREKFQRIFEKQPNSLDFVTDWLQEASDDLANLRCKNPPSPGVGAAASRVPVLCPAAVQNWAYLKLLKWDHVHRPFPETLLMDHTRFQEMQLELEQLTLTGAILLVMFNVAGAALSNLPGFADKIKTIIKVLLTGMHLPSFNLSESLATVGEKLCAEVSSCLSQHGFMPLTTEKEIVLKGQIQTLGNSDNTICKLIDSRIQEFLESYLASGHQKSFPAIPGGLGPIQREMEEIAVKYVRLVNYNKMVFSPYYDVILSKLLNKEESQLLG; encoded by the exons CCTGTGGTCCACAGATATTAAGTGAAAAAGtaa AAACTTTGAAAATGTCTCAGGAACCTGATATTCCACATACAAGTGAAGAAAAATTAGGCGATTCAGAGGATATCAAAGAGGACAGCTTGAACAACCCAGATCAGTCTATGAGAGCGAGGATACGACAAAGTTCCTCAAGTCCACACAGGTGCAACACAGCTCAAT CTAGTCCCCCTCGGCTTGTGTCGATGGAAGAGCTGATGGAAACAGCGAAAGGAGTTTCTAATATGGCATTAGCACATGAAATTGTAGTCAATGGAGGCTTCCAGATTAAACCAGCTGAATTACCAGAAGGCAG CCTGGAGAAAACCGTAAAAGAGATTGTACACAAAGCTTTTTGGGATTGTCTGGAAGCCCAGTTAAGCGAAGATCCACCAACATACGATCATTCAATTAAACTTGTGGGGGAGATTAAAGAG actCTTCTATCTTTCTTATTGCCTGGTCATACTAGATTAAGAAATCAGATTACTGAAGTTCTGGATCTGGATCTGATAAAGCAGGAGGCAGTGAATGGGGCCCTGGATATTTCTAAGCTGGCACAATTCATCATTGGAATGATGGGGACCCTTTGTGCTCCAGTTAGAGATGAGGAAATTAAGAAACTGAAAGACATTCATGAAATAGTCCCACTATTCAG agcaaTTTTCTCTGTATTAAACTTAATGAAAATGGACATGGCTAACTTTGCTGTCAGTAGCATTAGGCCGCATTTAATGCAACAATCTGTTGAATACGAAAGAGAGAAGTTTCAGAGGATTTTTGAGAAACAGCCAa ATTCTCTAGACTTTGTCACCGACTGGCTGCAAGAAGCATCAGATGATCTTGCCAATTTGAGGTGTAAAAATCCACCTTCTCCTGGTGTTGGTGCTGCAGCTAGTAGAGTTCCTGTATTGTGTCCTGCTGCTGTACAGAATTGGGCCTATCTAAAGCTGCTTAAGTGGGATCATGTGCACAGGCCTTTCCCAGAA ACATTGTTAATGGACCACACCCGCTTTCAGGAAATGCAGCTGGAGCTGGAACAGCTCACCTTGACGGGTGCTATCCTCCTGGTCATGTTCAATGTAGCAGGTGCAGCGCTTTCCAATCTGCCAGGGTTTGCTGACAAAATCAAAACCATTATAAAGGTGTTGTTGACGGGAATGCACCTTCC CTCCTTTAACCTGAGTGAATCTTTGGCTACTGTTGGTGAGAAGCTCTGTGCTGAAGTTAGTAGCTGTCTTTCCCAACATGGATTCATGCCATTGACAACTGAGAAAGAGATTGTGCTTAAAGGACAGATCCAGACATTGGGAAATTCTGACAACACCATATGCAAATTGATAG attctcGAATTCAGGAATTTTTGGAGAGCTATCTGGCTTCTGGTCATCAGAAATCATTTCCTGCTATTCCTGGGGGATTAGGGCCTATTCAAAGAGAGATGGAAGAAATTGCTGTCAAGTATGTTCGCCTTGTCAACTATAACAAGATGGTGTTTAGCCCTTACTATGATGTGATCCTCAGCAAACTACTGAATAAGGAAGAATCCCAATTGTTAGGGTAG
- the TCP11L1 gene encoding T-complex protein 11-like protein 1 isoform X1, translated as MPCSHKEIDSVGQLQQHSVSQGIILQHCVEGLIKQACGPQILSEKVKTLKMSQEPDIPHTSEEKLGDSEDIKEDSLNNPDQSMRARIRQSSSSPHRCNTAQSSPPRLVSMEELMETAKGVSNMALAHEIVVNGGFQIKPAELPEGSLEKTVKEIVHKAFWDCLEAQLSEDPPTYDHSIKLVGEIKETLLSFLLPGHTRLRNQITEVLDLDLIKQEAVNGALDISKLAQFIIGMMGTLCAPVRDEEIKKLKDIHEIVPLFRAIFSVLNLMKMDMANFAVSSIRPHLMQQSVEYEREKFQRIFEKQPNSLDFVTDWLQEASDDLANLRCKNPPSPGVGAAASRVPVLCPAAVQNWAYLKLLKWDHVHRPFPETLLMDHTRFQEMQLELEQLTLTGAILLVMFNVAGAALSNLPGFADKIKTIIKVLLTGMHLPSFNLSESLATVGEKLCAEVSSCLSQHGFMPLTTEKEIVLKGQIQTLGNSDNTICKLIDSRIQEFLESYLASGHQKSFPAIPGGLGPIQREMEEIAVKYVRLVNYNKMVFSPYYDVILSKLLNKEESQLLG; from the exons CCTGTGGTCCACAGATATTAAGTGAAAAAGtaa AAACTTTGAAAATGTCTCAGGAACCTGATATTCCACATACAAGTGAAGAAAAATTAGGCGATTCAGAGGATATCAAAGAGGACAGCTTGAACAACCCAGATCAGTCTATGAGAGCGAGGATACGACAAAGTTCCTCAAGTCCACACAGGTGCAACACAGCTCAAT CTAGTCCCCCTCGGCTTGTGTCGATGGAAGAGCTGATGGAAACAGCGAAAGGAGTTTCTAATATGGCATTAGCACATGAAATTGTAGTCAATGGAGGCTTCCAGATTAAACCAGCTGAATTACCAGAAGGCAG CCTGGAGAAAACCGTAAAAGAGATTGTACACAAAGCTTTTTGGGATTGTCTGGAAGCCCAGTTAAGCGAAGATCCACCAACATACGATCATTCAATTAAACTTGTGGGGGAGATTAAAGAG actCTTCTATCTTTCTTATTGCCTGGTCATACTAGATTAAGAAATCAGATTACTGAAGTTCTGGATCTGGATCTGATAAAGCAGGAGGCAGTGAATGGGGCCCTGGATATTTCTAAGCTGGCACAATTCATCATTGGAATGATGGGGACCCTTTGTGCTCCAGTTAGAGATGAGGAAATTAAGAAACTGAAAGACATTCATGAAATAGTCCCACTATTCAG agcaaTTTTCTCTGTATTAAACTTAATGAAAATGGACATGGCTAACTTTGCTGTCAGTAGCATTAGGCCGCATTTAATGCAACAATCTGTTGAATACGAAAGAGAGAAGTTTCAGAGGATTTTTGAGAAACAGCCAa ATTCTCTAGACTTTGTCACCGACTGGCTGCAAGAAGCATCAGATGATCTTGCCAATTTGAGGTGTAAAAATCCACCTTCTCCTGGTGTTGGTGCTGCAGCTAGTAGAGTTCCTGTATTGTGTCCTGCTGCTGTACAGAATTGGGCCTATCTAAAGCTGCTTAAGTGGGATCATGTGCACAGGCCTTTCCCAGAA ACATTGTTAATGGACCACACCCGCTTTCAGGAAATGCAGCTGGAGCTGGAACAGCTCACCTTGACGGGTGCTATCCTCCTGGTCATGTTCAATGTAGCAGGTGCAGCGCTTTCCAATCTGCCAGGGTTTGCTGACAAAATCAAAACCATTATAAAGGTGTTGTTGACGGGAATGCACCTTCC CTCCTTTAACCTGAGTGAATCTTTGGCTACTGTTGGTGAGAAGCTCTGTGCTGAAGTTAGTAGCTGTCTTTCCCAACATGGATTCATGCCATTGACAACTGAGAAAGAGATTGTGCTTAAAGGACAGATCCAGACATTGGGAAATTCTGACAACACCATATGCAAATTGATAG attctcGAATTCAGGAATTTTTGGAGAGCTATCTGGCTTCTGGTCATCAGAAATCATTTCCTGCTATTCCTGGGGGATTAGGGCCTATTCAAAGAGAGATGGAAGAAATTGCTGTCAAGTATGTTCGCCTTGTCAACTATAACAAGATGGTGTTTAGCCCTTACTATGATGTGATCCTCAGCAAACTACTGAATAAGGAAGAATCCCAATTGTTAGGGTAG